Within Spinacia oleracea cultivar Varoflay chromosome 4, BTI_SOV_V1, whole genome shotgun sequence, the genomic segment TAGGAAATCCACCATGAGATCTCGCATTTCGGATCCTTCTCCGATTTTCACCGGCAGCCTTATACTACCCTCTGGGTACACTGTAGATCCTGAGAAACCGATTACTGGGTAGTTTACCCTTTGAAGTTCGTCCTCTGGTATGTGCAATTGTTTGAAAGCTTCCCAGAAGATGATGTTTGCTGAGCTGCCGCCGTCTACCAGTACTCTGTTCACATCGGCATTTGCTATATCAATTGTAAGAACTAGTGGGTCATCATGCGGGAAAATGATGCCTCTGCAATCCGATTCCGAGAATGTCATCACTGGTATGCTGGGTGGGTTAGGCCACACTCTTGTGTTATGAAAGTTTACCATGTGCCTGTGTTCCTCCAAGCTTCTACTGGCGCCGCTTATTGTCCCTCCGTGGACTGGGCCGCCAGAAATTACATACACGGGTGGTTTTTTCCCGCCATCCCTCTGTTCTGCTCTGGCACTGGTTTCCGGCTGTTTTTGCTCGATTCTAGGCGGCTGATATGGTTGCTCGATTCTAGggtattgttgttgattttgctgTTGTGGCCGGTATGAATTGGTAGGGTTTCCTCCCACCGAGTTGTTGTTACCATTTCCCTGCCTTGCCCTATACTGTGAGAAATACCCCTTTCTGACCatatcctcaatgttgtctttgagGTCTCTGCAGTCCTCTGTTAGGTGGCCGTGCTCATTATGGAAGTCACAGAATTTCTTGACATTCCTTTCCCTACTCTGCATTGGTGGTGGCCTTCTCCAGCCATCCATCTTGttgtttatgttataaattgcCGTCCGCGGTGTGTTCAGCGGAGTGTAGTTATCAAAGAGTCCTCTGGACTCCCTTCTGTCTTGCCGGCTTCTCTGCCCTTGTGGATTGGCATTtctgttattctggtttctctgGCCTGCCCCTTGCTGATAATTGCTCTGATGAAAATTGTTTCCTCCTTTTCCCGTCTGTGGGTTATAGCTTGGATTGTACCCGACATTTCCGCCGGTTGCCACTACCACATTGGAGATCTTCATCATTTCATCCCCCCTGATGTACTCGTTGGCCTTGTGCAGGACGTCACCCAGATTGGTGTATGACTCCCGGCTGAGATATTTCTTGAATTCGCACTCTTGCATTCCCCTCATAAGAGCCAGAACAGCAACCTCCTGCTGCAAATTGGGAATAGTGATTGACTCGTTGTTAAAGCGGGTGAGATAATCCCTTAACGGCTCTCTATCTCTTTGAGCGAACGACATCAACTCTCCCGATgatttctttctcttctgtttGCTCACAAATCGTGACAAAAACGACGCCTGCAGCTGTCGGAAACTGTATATGGAGTGTGCCTCTATGCCCTTATACCAGCTCGCTGCCACTCCTAGGAGTGTGGATGGGAATACTTTGCACCACATGGCATCAGAATCAGTGTACAGCATCATGTGCTGTTCGAATGTGGTGCAGTGATCCTCCGGATCCGTCGTCCCATCGTATCTTCCTGTCGGGATTTTTATCCTTTCCATCCTTTCTTCTAGGATTTCTCGGCACAGGGGAGAATCCTTTGGCTGGATTGTCTGCCGTCTAGCTATCTGTAGAACCGGCGCTCTTCGTTCATATTCCGCGGTGGGGACTTGCTCTGTTTCAGGCCATTCTGTTTCCGCCGGATCCGAGCGCTTTCTTTTTTCTGGGGTGTTCTCTTGATTCAGGGCGGTTAGGAGATCCCTAACAGGTAACTGGGGGACCGCCGACCTGGTCTTTCTTAGACTGCCGACTGACCCTGGCTGCTGCGAAGCTGGTAGCTCTGACAAATCGGCCATCACCGCTGACAGTGTTTTCAATTGCTCTCCCGTGAATACTTCCGACAGGGGAGACAGGCGCTCCTGCAGCGTCTGCTCCAGCGGAGTTTTCGGTTGCTCTCTGGCAGGGCTTTCTATTTCtaactcatcatcatcctccactGCGAATTCCCTTTGTGCCGGTATCGAGGTGTTTTTTGTTATTGGGCTGATAACTGATTGTGCTTGTGACGGATGGACGGGGTTTAGAAGTGAGGGTTGAAACTTGGAGGTTGTCGCCGGTTGTGGGGTTGTTGCTTTTTCTtgacttttctttgattttttaccGTCTTTCTGTGAGAAATCCATGCTGACTGTTCTACCGTTTCAAGGGATaaggtcccctccttctagcgccaattgttccgggtgtggaatgagaacagctgactgtgggatactGGATTCCTGCCGAGATTGCCGGTTGatatctgcacaacagaatggattaactagcctcgggggtggttcgaggatccccctccgatgcttaagtaagattactgagagattaagagatgattagggagtaagaaagaagtgtgtttaagtgtttttgtacctcatagcaataaatgaggtgctccttatatagaccaatccaagggtacgatctggtaggtcccttgtggttagatagcgacctgttgatagtgaCCCTTGGTTGGTTGTCTTCATGATAATGCCGGTAGGCTGTCTTGCAGAAATGCCGGTAGAGGATATTTACCTAAGATGACCAGGTTACCTGCAGGTTAAGTTTACATACggggagttctgccggtaccaggtggtgccggtaggacaccccgtacaCTACGATCCTACACTCAGCACATTTTTATGTATGTGGAGCCATTGCGGCAGCACAAAGCATTCGAATGTCGGGTTCAACTCGTGATTTAGTCATTCTTGTTGATGACACAATTAGTGAGTATCGTCGAGGTGGGCTCGAGGCTGCAGGTTGGAACATTCATACCATTCAAAGAATCAGGAACCCTAAAGTTGAACCAGAAGCCTATAACAAGTGGAACTACAACAAATTATGTCTTTGGCAGCTAACAGATTATGACAAGATCATTTCATAGATGCGGACCTTCTTTTACTCAGAAATCTAGACTTCCTATTCGGGGTTGTCGGAGATTTCTTCCACAGGGAACAATCCTACTCTTTTCAACTTTGGAGTCATTCTAGTTGTAACGTATTTGTTATGGTTATAAAATCGAATATAATTGTTAGACTGGAATGAATATGTCTAAGATTGTActgtaaaatataaaatatgtaaaaCCGAATATAATTGTTAGACTGGAATGTGTATGTCTAAGATTGTActgtaaaatataaaatatgtaaattCAAATTTAATTGGTAGATTAAAATGTATATGTCTATGATTGTACTGTAgaatataaaatatattaaatcgaaCATAATTGTTAGGTTGGAATATATATGTCTACGATTGTActgtaaaatataaaatatattaaatcgaaTATAAATGTTAGACTATACTGAATATATATacgatttaatattttttatatttgaaaTTTAAGTTAGATAAACTGAATCAGTTCAAAGAACATGGAATCTATTACATTATAGTAAAATAGACATCagggatgacacgtgtcacttcttGATGCCAAATATTCCCGCtaaaactattttcctaaaaaatctTTATCTTTTATATTTACTATTCTTTTTTTATGAACCGTTTATGTATAGAAATATTTCATTTGGATATATTACGTACGGATTATAAAAAATTCAGAGATATGCACTGTGAGGATGGTACACCAAACTTGGTGAAGTATGGTATTAGGGATGGTAGATGTAGATATGATACGGAAGTAATGACTTCTATCCTTGAAATAGCAGAAAAGTGCTCAACGAGGGTATGATTGCAGTGGGTCAACCTTTTGATGTTGTTATAGAGGATCAAGTGGAAAGTGATGATGAGATAGTAGAAGATGATGAGTTAAAAGAAGATAATGAGATTCAGattgaggatgatgatgatgatgtgtggttgagattgagaacccaAACCTAGTTGTTCGTGGGCCTACTATTGAGATTTATAGTTGTTCTGAGGTTGAGCCTAAAGTTAATGGTGAAGTCTCAAGCATGCCTCAACAAGATGATGATATGGATGAGGATTCAAATCCAGAGGAAGATTTGATGATCTAGAAGATCAAGATTTTACTCCAGAGCTTTGGTGGGTGACATGGTTAAAAAATGTATTCCACGCGGGTGATGAGGCGGTGATTGATTTTAGATTTGACTTGACTTCCTTGATTATCCCTCATCTAATTCATTATAAatatatcaacatttttttACTACTCCTTTTATTCCAATTTAATCgtcacactttcttttttcgaccacccaatttaattttcatatttcttTTACGGCATGAACTCACTAATATATTACATCTCTCTTCTCACTATCAAAAATTAAGGTCTCACTTATTCTCTCATTTGGTTAAAATACTTTTgtgtttaaatataatagaTAAGCCAAAATCTACTTATCGTATAAAACTGAAACTTAATGTGACGATTAAATTGGGACGGTTAGAATACTATACTACAAATTAGGTAGTATaacgttttgtttatttactcactTAATCTAATCAGAAAGCCGAATTGTCGAATAAtctaaacaaaaaaatattaattcaaaactctcttaccgaAAAAATAGGTGAGTCTAGGGGAGGGTTTGAGGCGGGGGTGTAAACACGGGTGGGTGGTGGAGTAGggatgtattttattttttaccccTCGAGACAGGGATTGGGAGCGGTGGCTATCATTCCTATCACTAGTGGCAGGGATGGGAATGAAATTTTTAGGTGGGTACGATGTAAAGGTCGCGTCCCGCCTCTAAATAAGTAAATGGTGAGTTATGTGTTAAGTAGATATGACTATCGAAGGGAATGGTGGATGAAAGTAAACTTATTTTTGATACAGGTGATGAATGATTGATGATGAATATAATTTTGTCCCCGTACccttttattgttttatttttttaataaataagacaacgAATAGGGCAATAACGAAATTattcatcattaattttaattaggagaGTATCTATAACCTCTATTTTGATGATTATTGTCAACCACTATAGTTTTGAttccatataaatttatatttagattacaAACCGTGCCATATTAAGGAAATTACAGTTATGCCTCAACTTTAGGAAATTACAGTTATGCAAATCATAAATGTCACCAGAACCCTCAATCAATtagtaatttaaataattttccatAACTTCAATGTTACGCATGAGAACATCCAAATCATAAATGGATAATTTCTCGAAAGTCAATTAAAACAATCTTACTCACAATTACAcccaaaaaatttcaaattaaaattaatgccATATTAAGTATGAACTCTACAATATTAACGGATTATGTAAAATAATAAAcgcaaaaaattaagaaataaccaagtgGTTAAATTTTGCGAGCTGTTCCAACCACTGCCATATCACAGCACTGAAATCTGGTTCAACTAGGCTGAAACCCTTCCTGGTTGCcgaatattaaaataaaattaaaaaaaccaaAGCATAAAAGGCTTACCATTTACTAAAAAtaatcttttatttttatggtgcgttctattcacctgattttcacttatttttcctgaacttatcttatctaagCTTATCAGAACTTAACTAAActtttctgaacttattagaacctATTTTAGTTATAGATAGTATTTGGTCAAccccttattttttctgaaacaagtggaaataaggtgaacataacATAGCCTTAATTAGTTCAAATgaaatttcaaataaaatataagTGTTTACATTTTTGCAACGTCAATGACGCAAATGATAAGTCTTTAAGGAAAGCGTATCTCcttttaaaatacggaaggagtatataatttccttgtttttttggaattattttatttaatttaaaattaaaaaaaaagaaaaattatataCAATACAGTCCAACACTTATATTCGATTATATGTAATATTTTACAGTACAATCGTAGATATATAAAGTACAGTCTAACACTTACATTCAATTTCTTATATTTTATAGGaaaatttgacaaaaacaacattttataacCCCTTTTTTGTGAGACACAATTTTATAAGTTGTTTCTCGCAGAAAACGGGTTATAAAAGgttatttttggcaaatttgacTACTTCATATTTTACAGTACAATAGTAGACATATACATTCCAGTCTAACAAttattttattcgattttacaTATTTTCTATTTTACAGTACAATTGTAAATATATACAATACATTCTAACAATTAAGGCCTGAAAATATCCTGGTTCTATGCTATCTGATTTTGACTTGTCTCTCAGATGTGTTGTCAATCCAATGCTCTTCAAATCCTCTTCACCCATTATTGAGCCTACAAAGAAGATATCTTCGGGTATGTGCTATGAATCTAGCTGCATTGATCCATTTTGCCTCCAACCATCCTGACAGATGCCATGCTTTACCCCGAGGCTTTTAAATGTTGCTGCATCTAAAACCCTGAAGCTCAAATCCGAAAAATCTCATCATATCAATCAACCGGCATACTCGAACATGTTTCTTTCATCATAAGTTATTAGGTGAATAAACTAATTATTGTAGGTAATTTAGGGGCTAAATCATAATGGTGAAAGTATAATAAGGATAGGCATGAGCATCTCATGATGCAAGAAGTTGGGCTGCGTTAAAGCGCTCACAAAAAAGCAGTACTTATAGTCTAGAATGGCTAGCTTAAGGGGTGGTTTTGAAGAATGGCCTTGCTTTATGCAAATGATGGCAACACCTAACAAGTAACAACTAAAAGGATAACAAGACCTAAGTACATGGATATAAATAGGAACATAAATGATTTATTCCCCTGCAATTCGCAAATACATGTATATAGTTAAACAAATTAAACTCCATACAGATTGTTAAGCGAGAAAAAGACTAAAAAGAAAGAAGTTTTATTACCAAATGATACCCCATCCCATACCATTGCAGAAGCAAGGACATTCTTCTGTAAACTTCAGATCAGATGCTTCACGTCAGCTCTACGTGAATTGGAAAGGATCAAACCAGTTCATCTAAACTAGAATTAGGAATAAAGCAAGAATTTGTCGCGTGTACCTACCATATACTGAGAATAGGTTGTTCATTATGGACCACAACACACCTATGTGCTTGGGAAACTACCCATAACAAACTAAGAGGGATTGCGTTTCTTCCTCTTCTTATCAAATCAAGTTAGCATATTTCCTCCCTTTTCACACACAATATTTTCCAATGAAtttatcaaaattcaaaaatcaatcTCTTTTCAACTTTTTGCAAACAATAATCGTAAAAGTAACCATTAGAATCATTCTAGCATTTTTGAACAACATAAAACCCACTTCAGTACACAATAGTAACATATCTTTGATTTCCATCACCCAAATAACTTGGAGATTCGTTTGCAGTAACACCAAAACTTTGGATACCCTAAATACAAACTCATTCACATCATACAATGACTCAATATTATCTCCATCATCCTAGGTATAAATAgataaaaacattaaaaaaattagcTTAGTCTGCATATTATTAATACAATATGGAAAATAGTTACTATAGTATGTACGGAGTATATTATGTTAATATTGTAATATTCTAGGATATACGGAGTTACCTAATTAGCCTTCCTATGTAATATTTATACGTTGAGAATTAATGAGAATAGACGAGATTGcgcattatttatatacaacatGAGGATACGCTGAACCTcctaacaaaatataaattcTTATGGTTATGGAACTGAATTCACTCTTATTGAATCAAGACACCTAAActtgaattttcaaataatCATGTCCATCGACATAAATCAGACAAAAGTTCAGCTTATGATGTTGCTCACCAATtcaagcaatagtttttacagCAGATCTAAAAATCTTTAAATCAGAGTTACTCACAGgactttacaaaaaaaaaaggttgtaGAAAGCTAGAATTAGCCATCTTCTTACCATATATTACCCAAATAGCCTTTCGCTTCTCAGGGGTCATAAGCTGAATTCCTGTGACAATAACAACAGTGCTACAAGGTCAAAAGACCTTAGCTAATGTAATTAACAATAGTGCCAACTTAGCTAAATCTTTTTGTCTTACCAATTTTGATTTTGGAAAGACCTTAGCTAATATTAAACTATGGGTCAATATAAATGGAGGATACATGTCATCTGCAATCTACATAAACGAACATCAATCATCAATTTTGCAAAAGTTTTACACTATATAAATTCTTGATCAAGCTTAGGAGGCTTCATCGATTTTTGGTTGGTCTAATTGTTGTTGATTAGTCTGATCAATGGTTTACCTTCTGAAGCCTCTGCTTCTTGTCCAAGAGCGATAACTATCTCAGCAAGCTTTGATGGTTTTTTCTTGCTTATGCTTTTTTACTATGAACCATTACATTCATTCAAGCTTGGGTGCACTTCTGTCACAGTTCTGTAGAAGTCCATACAAAGGACATAACAAAGATCAAGCACAGTGCTCACGAATTCCAATACCTTGTGCAACCTTTCACTCTGCGCATCAACAAAGCTTATGAATTCAACTCTTATTACAGGACATATGGTTACCAAATAAAATCCCCAAATAAACTATACCTTTTCCTTTTGAAGCTCCTGAAGTTGAGCATAATATTCCTCTGACTTCTTTAGGGATAAGTCGGACTCGTCAACTACTGGTGCTTCATCTTTCAGGTTCAACTTCCCAGCAATTTCACCACAGATTTCCCGAATCTGTGTCTGTACATCAGAGAACTCTCTCAACCTTTGATCTTTTTGTTTACACAACTTCTCCATTGTTGGTGCAACAGCTGAAAGTTGTTCCTTAATTGTTCCACAAGTTTTCTCAGGCTGCCAAAAAGTAATGCGTAGGACTGATTAAATCACCACTTAAAATTCAGAAATAAATAAAACACAAACAACATGATGATTTGCTTCTCTTTGAAATCACTAAGAAAGTTGAGTGGTACTAGAGACAAACCATTCCGAAAACAGTTTTATCTCCAAGAGCATATAGGAGGGTAGACAGTTCAACATTGGCATCAGCCGGTCTAGGGAAGCTGAGCCCTTGATTTAACAGCCATGTCAACTTTCCTTTTGTAGACATCTAAACATTCATGCTCTATCTGAAGAAGAATCTTGTCCCTATCCTCAACACTTTCGCCAACTTCATCCCATATTCGCTACAGCCAATAAAAAATGATGATCAACATAATGCTCAGATGTTCAAAACAATTTCACCTCATTCTTTGGCAAATTACATGTAATTGCTGCAGCAAAGTTCCACAAGTGTTTTCTCCTATAAGAGGATTTTCTGCATCTGCCACTACCATTGACgatggagttaattaaggacctGCATTGAACCCAAAGTTTTAGCTTCTCTGTTTACCAGAAATACCTATCATACAGAAACCAACACCTCTTTAGCTAATGATCATAACACACAGACAGTCGAACATACTGATCGCTCAGTTTCTCACTCAGCAGTGAAGACCGATCACATAAAACCACAAAACAACAAAACACTCAAAAGAGGCAACAGATTGAAAATACATAAGTGGCATCAGAAATCCAATTCACATATTGTTCATTGTTCAATGACCCACAAACTGTGAAAGGAACATAAAAGTGCTTCATAAGCAGCACAAAGCCTCCATCAATGACAAGGTTAATTATGACAAATCATCTACAACCAACATTTGGTACCACCATACAATTATTAGGTCAATCTAGTACTGTACTTTTTAGTTCCAGCTTAGCAACATTATCCACAAATCAAACATAGTTGACATCACTCACTGCTAACCCACATTATGATAATTTCATAAAAGGGGAGTACTTTGCACATGGGTGCCAAAAGAACTGCGCCAATCCAAACATTGGGTTGCTTGAAGTGCACCTGAAGAGCCACAACTCCACCAATACACTGTCCAAACAAAAACCTCTTTAACAAATCAATAATAAACTTAAAACCACATTAAGAGTAATTCCTTAAATAC encodes:
- the LOC130471656 gene encoding uncharacterized protein; protein product: MDFSQKDGKKSKKSQEKATTPQPATTSKFQPSLLNPVHPSQAQSVISPITKNTSIPAQREFAVEDDDELEIESPAREQPKTPLEQTLQERLSPLSEVFTGEQLKTLSAVMADLSELPASQQPGSVGSLRKTRSAVPQLPVRDLLTALNQENTPEKRKRSDPAETEWPETEQVPTAEYERRAPVLQIARRQTIQPKDSPLCREILEERMERIKIPTGRYDGTTDPEDHCTTFEQHMMLYTDSDAMWCKVFPSTLLGVAASWYKGIEAHSIYSFRQLQASFLSRFVSKQKRKKSSGELMSFAQRDREPLRDYLTRFNNESITIPNLQQEVAVLALMRGMQECEFKKYLSRESYTNLGDVLHKANEYIRGDEMMKISNVVVATGGNVGYNPSYNPQTGKGGNNFHQSNYQQGAGQRNQNNRNANPQGQRSRQDRRESRGLFDNYTPLNTPRTAIYNINNKMDGWRRPPPMQSRERNVKKFCDFHNEHGHLTEDCRDLKDNIEDMVRKGYFSQYRARQGNGNNNSVGGNPTNSYRPQQQNQQQYPRIEQPYQPPRIEQKQPETSARAEQRDGGKKPPVYVISGGPVHGGTISGASRSLEEHRHMVNFHNTRVWPNPPSIPVMTFSESDCRGIIFPHDDPLVLTIDIANADVNRVLVDGGSSANIIFWEAFKQLHIPEDELQRVNYPVIGFSGSTVYPEGSIRLPVKIGEGSEMRDLMVDFLIIKVPAAYNVIIGRPFIHDVQAVVSTYHLTMIYMSNLERPAKIRGSQLAQGPVT